From one Anaeromyxobacter diazotrophicus genomic stretch:
- a CDS encoding alpha-1,4-glucan--maltose-1-phosphate maltosyltransferase, producing MLTPGLHPRERPSRVVVEGVSPEVDGGRFPVKRTLGEQVAVEADVFADGHDVVTALLRYRAEGEPSWTELAMEPRGNDRWRAAFTVTSLGTWRYTVEGFVDAFRTWRAGLAKKVEAGQVEPVDLLVGAELVEAAAGRARGADAARLAEAAGVLRAEGAVEARARAALDEELGLVMARHPDRSGAAALGRELEVCVERERARYGAWYELFPRSATPEPGRHGTLRDVAARLPYVAGMGFDVLYLPPIHPIGRAHRKGRNNAPAAAAGDVGSPWAIGAAEGGHTALHPELGTLDDFRALLAAARAAGVELALDLALQCSPDHPWVREHPEWFRRRPDGSIQYAENPPKKYQDIYPLDFECARWRELWEALLGVVEFWVGEGVRIFRVDNPHTKPFRFWEWLIATARRRTPELVFLAEAFTRPKVMYQLAKLGFSQSYTYFTWRNTRFELTEYLRELTRAPVKEFFRPSFWPNTPDILPEPLQWGGRPMFQARLVLAATLAASYGVYGPVFEQLEARPLAAGREEYLDSEKYQLRPWDPAAGGTLRDFIARVNQIRRENPALHANEGLVFHRVDDEQLLAYSKARPDGSDGILVVVNLDPHHVHAGWVELALEALGVQPGEPFQVHDLLGGGRYSWSGARNYVEIDPRAAPAQIFRIRRRLRTERDFDYFL from the coding sequence ATGCTCACCCCCGGCCTGCACCCCCGCGAGCGCCCCTCCCGCGTGGTGGTCGAGGGCGTCTCACCGGAGGTGGACGGCGGCCGCTTCCCCGTCAAGCGCACGCTCGGCGAGCAGGTCGCCGTGGAGGCGGACGTCTTCGCGGACGGCCACGACGTCGTCACGGCCCTCCTCCGCTACCGCGCCGAGGGGGAGCCCAGCTGGACCGAGCTCGCCATGGAGCCGCGCGGAAACGACCGCTGGCGCGCCGCCTTCACCGTCACCTCGCTCGGCACCTGGCGCTACACGGTCGAGGGCTTCGTGGACGCCTTCCGCACCTGGCGCGCCGGCCTCGCGAAGAAGGTCGAGGCGGGGCAGGTGGAGCCGGTCGACCTGCTGGTGGGCGCGGAGCTGGTCGAGGCGGCCGCCGGACGCGCCCGCGGCGCCGACGCGGCGCGGCTCGCCGAGGCGGCGGGGGTCCTCCGCGCCGAGGGCGCCGTCGAGGCGCGGGCGCGCGCCGCGCTCGACGAGGAGCTCGGCCTCGTGATGGCGCGGCACCCGGACCGCTCCGGCGCCGCCGCCCTCGGCCGCGAGCTCGAGGTGTGCGTCGAGCGCGAGCGGGCGCGGTACGGCGCCTGGTACGAGCTCTTCCCCCGGTCCGCCACGCCCGAGCCCGGGCGCCACGGGACGCTGCGCGACGTGGCGGCGCGGCTGCCCTACGTGGCCGGCATGGGCTTCGACGTCCTCTACCTGCCGCCCATTCACCCCATCGGCCGCGCGCACCGCAAGGGGAGGAACAACGCCCCCGCCGCCGCGGCCGGCGACGTGGGGAGCCCGTGGGCCATCGGCGCGGCCGAGGGCGGGCACACCGCGCTCCACCCCGAGCTCGGCACGCTCGACGACTTCCGCGCGCTGCTCGCGGCGGCGCGGGCGGCGGGGGTGGAGCTGGCGCTCGACCTCGCGCTGCAGTGCTCGCCCGACCACCCCTGGGTGCGGGAGCATCCGGAGTGGTTCCGGCGGCGGCCGGACGGCTCCATCCAGTACGCCGAGAACCCGCCCAAGAAGTACCAGGACATCTACCCGCTCGACTTCGAGTGCGCGCGCTGGCGCGAGCTGTGGGAGGCGCTGCTGGGGGTGGTGGAGTTCTGGGTCGGGGAGGGGGTCCGCATCTTCCGCGTCGACAACCCGCACACGAAGCCGTTCCGGTTCTGGGAGTGGCTCATCGCGACCGCGCGCCGGAGGACCCCCGAGCTCGTCTTCCTGGCCGAGGCGTTCACGCGACCCAAGGTCATGTACCAGCTCGCCAAGCTCGGCTTCAGCCAGTCGTACACGTACTTCACCTGGCGCAACACGCGCTTCGAGCTCACCGAGTACCTGCGCGAGCTCACCCGCGCGCCGGTGAAGGAGTTCTTCCGCCCGAGCTTCTGGCCCAATACGCCCGACATCCTGCCGGAGCCCCTGCAGTGGGGCGGGCGGCCCATGTTCCAGGCGCGCCTCGTCCTGGCCGCGACGCTCGCGGCCAGCTACGGCGTCTACGGGCCGGTCTTCGAGCAGCTCGAGGCGCGGCCGCTCGCGGCCGGGCGCGAGGAGTATCTCGACTCCGAGAAGTACCAGCTCCGACCCTGGGACCCGGCGGCGGGGGGCACCCTGCGCGACTTCATCGCGCGGGTGAACCAGATCCGGCGCGAGAACCCCGCCCTCCACGCCAACGAGGGGCTCGTGTTCCACCGCGTGGACGACGAGCAGCTCCTCGCCTACTCGAAGGCCCGTCCGGACGGCTCCGACGGCATCCTGGTGGTGGTGAACCTCGACCCGCACCACGTCCACGCCGGCTGGGTGGAGCTCGCGCTCGAGGCGCTCGGGGTCCAACCGGGGGAGCCGTTCCAGGTCCACGACCTGCTCGGCGGCGGGCGCTATTCCTGGAGCGGCGCGCGCAACTACGTCGAGATCGACCCCCGCGCCGCTCCGGCGCAGATCTTCCGCATCCGCCGCCGGCTGCGGACGGAGCGCGACTTCGACTACTTCCTCTGA
- a CDS encoding 4-alpha-glucanotransferase gives MPSPRPGAIREALAVLGIRRLLLGLHDAAFPSTPEEDTGRGTPYGDGAVALLEFAAELGFDGLQLGPQGALPPGHASPYDGAFFSREPTSVALLPLTRPAFGELLDRGWLARRLAGRPGGGARAELAFAREAVHDALGRAFAELERRREAPPVAALARDLEAFQAREAAWLARDAAFEGAPDGEARARYAFAQYLAQAQHAELRERAGALGLALFGDLHAGISARDAHAAAAFLLPGYRMGAPPSRTNPDGQPWHYPLLDPRRYREAGGDGPALRFFRDRVERMFAAYDGLRLDHPHGLVDPWVYRDEGEPGAAVRAGARLFSSPDLEDHPALGPLAVARPDQLRRELPRHADGWVARLDPEQVTRYGVLLDALMAAAARRGLGADAVACEILSTEPYPLARALERHGLGRFRVTQKADLARPEDGYRGENARPEDWIMLGNHDTPTILAAAERWIATGAAPRQAEYLASRLLAPGEPQEAWVRRVAGSAGALVQARAADLFAGPARQVMIFFTDLFGEREPYNVPGTVSPANWSLRLPADFRALYRRRLAEGRALDLPRALARALRSRGAPFAARHEALLAALDHAP, from the coding sequence ATGCCTTCGCCTCGGCCAGGCGCGATCCGGGAGGCGCTCGCGGTGCTGGGGATCCGCCGGCTGCTCCTCGGCCTCCACGACGCCGCCTTCCCCTCCACGCCGGAGGAGGACACCGGCCGCGGCACGCCTTACGGAGACGGGGCCGTCGCGCTGCTGGAATTCGCGGCCGAGCTCGGCTTCGACGGCCTCCAGCTCGGCCCGCAGGGCGCGCTCCCGCCCGGCCACGCCTCGCCCTACGACGGGGCCTTCTTCTCGCGCGAGCCCACCTCGGTGGCGCTCCTGCCGCTCACCCGGCCGGCGTTCGGGGAGCTCCTCGACCGCGGCTGGCTGGCACGGCGCCTCGCCGGGAGGCCCGGGGGTGGGGCGCGCGCCGAGCTCGCGTTCGCGCGCGAGGCCGTCCACGACGCGCTCGGCCGCGCCTTCGCCGAGCTCGAGCGCCGCCGCGAGGCGCCCCCCGTGGCGGCGCTGGCGCGGGACCTCGAAGCCTTCCAGGCGCGGGAGGCGGCCTGGCTCGCCCGCGACGCGGCGTTCGAGGGCGCGCCGGACGGCGAGGCGCGCGCCCGCTACGCCTTCGCGCAGTACCTGGCGCAGGCGCAGCACGCGGAGCTGCGCGAGCGCGCCGGGGCGCTGGGGCTCGCGCTCTTCGGCGACCTCCACGCCGGGATCTCGGCGCGCGACGCGCACGCCGCGGCGGCGTTCCTCCTGCCCGGCTACCGCATGGGCGCGCCGCCGTCGCGCACGAACCCCGACGGCCAGCCGTGGCACTACCCGCTCCTCGACCCGCGGCGATACCGCGAGGCGGGCGGCGACGGCCCGGCCCTGCGCTTCTTCCGCGACCGCGTCGAGCGGATGTTCGCGGCCTACGATGGGCTGCGGCTCGACCACCCGCACGGCCTCGTCGATCCGTGGGTGTACCGGGACGAGGGGGAGCCGGGCGCGGCGGTGCGGGCCGGGGCGCGGCTCTTCTCCTCCCCCGACCTCGAGGATCACCCCGCGCTCGGGCCGCTGGCGGTGGCGCGCCCGGACCAGCTCAGGCGGGAGCTGCCGCGCCACGCCGACGGGTGGGTGGCGCGCCTCGACCCGGAGCAGGTCACGCGCTACGGCGTGCTCCTCGACGCGCTCATGGCGGCGGCGGCGCGGCGCGGGCTCGGCGCCGACGCGGTGGCCTGCGAGATCCTGAGCACGGAGCCCTACCCGCTCGCGCGCGCGCTCGAGCGCCACGGCCTCGGCCGCTTCCGCGTGACGCAGAAGGCCGACCTGGCGCGCCCCGAGGACGGCTACCGCGGCGAGAACGCGCGCCCGGAGGACTGGATCATGCTCGGCAACCACGACACGCCGACGATCCTCGCGGCCGCCGAGCGGTGGATCGCGACCGGCGCGGCGCCGCGGCAGGCCGAGTACCTCGCGTCGCGGCTGCTCGCGCCCGGGGAGCCGCAGGAGGCCTGGGTGCGGCGCGTGGCGGGAAGCGCCGGGGCGCTCGTACAAGCGCGCGCCGCCGACCTGTTCGCGGGGCCGGCGCGCCAGGTCATGATCTTCTTCACCGACCTCTTCGGCGAGCGCGAGCCGTACAACGTGCCCGGCACGGTCTCGCCGGCGAACTGGTCCCTGCGGCTGCCGGCCGACTTCCGCGCGCTCTACCGCCGGCGGCTGGCGGAGGGGCGCGCGCTCGACCTGCCCCGGGCGCTCGCGCGGGCGCTCCGCTCCCGGGGCGCTCCCTTCGCCGCCCGCCACGAGGCGCTGCTCGCGGCCCTCGACCACGCCCCCTGA
- a CDS encoding four-helix bundle copper-binding protein: MATASGQTSWQPGFQATPHFGHMAEQLRRCIQECLSCFSVCEQTLAHCLRKGGKHAAAEHVKLLVDCAECCRAGASMMSRESAFHARMCALCADVCKACEESCEEFRDDQQMTACADACRSCHDACRAMGARA, from the coding sequence ATGGCCACCGCGAGCGGTCAGACCAGCTGGCAGCCGGGCTTCCAGGCGACCCCCCACTTCGGCCACATGGCCGAGCAGCTGCGGCGCTGCATCCAGGAGTGCCTCTCGTGCTTCAGCGTGTGCGAGCAGACGCTGGCGCACTGCCTCCGCAAGGGCGGGAAGCACGCCGCGGCCGAGCACGTGAAGCTGCTCGTCGACTGCGCCGAGTGCTGCCGCGCGGGCGCCTCGATGATGTCGCGCGAGTCGGCGTTCCACGCGCGGATGTGCGCCCTCTGCGCGGACGTCTGCAAGGCGTGCGAGGAGTCGTGCGAGGAGTTCCGCGACGATCAGCAGATGACGGCGTGCGCGGACGCGTGCCGCTCCTGTCACGACGCGTGCCGCGCCATGGGCGCGAGGGCCTAG
- a CDS encoding carboxymuconolactone decarboxylase family protein produces MADRRGVRRGQVVYGSDGVHLGRVFHCEAAGFVVERGLVFAEDYPVFYDEVGTVEGEEVRLRIPSHALVREEEAERWDPPRDPVGSAGGTDLEPLRAGMAEVEEDLLHLSALEAGLVVEVPRRGAGWAVRARLARPQPSGAPAGARGQAVPAGAEEAPRNAAAAAMELERRIAEEVEDFEREGGCALPGALGERELRAAAALAARLKRRLDAAARRGVALLRRGAGASGGEPAAAAEPPAPRRADYARTAPGALAALRRLETYVRRSDLEPPLLELVRLRVSQLNGCGPCVELHAAAARRRGVDDERLRELEAWRESDRFAERERAALEWTEAVTRVGAARVDDALYQRAREHLGERGLVDLTMAVVAINAWNRLAVAFEPGLGAYGHAFA; encoded by the coding sequence ATGGCCGATCGACGCGGCGTCCGGCGTGGTCAAGTGGTCTACGGCTCGGACGGCGTCCACCTCGGGCGCGTCTTCCACTGCGAGGCCGCCGGCTTCGTGGTGGAGCGGGGGCTCGTGTTCGCGGAGGACTACCCCGTCTTCTACGACGAGGTCGGGACCGTCGAAGGGGAGGAGGTCCGGCTCCGCATCCCCTCCCACGCGCTCGTGCGCGAGGAGGAGGCGGAGCGGTGGGATCCTCCGCGGGACCCGGTGGGGAGCGCCGGCGGCACGGATCTCGAGCCCCTCCGGGCCGGCATGGCCGAGGTCGAGGAGGATCTCCTGCACCTGAGCGCCCTCGAGGCGGGGCTCGTGGTCGAGGTGCCGCGCCGCGGGGCCGGCTGGGCGGTCCGCGCCCGCCTGGCGCGCCCGCAGCCGAGCGGCGCGCCCGCCGGAGCGCGGGGCCAGGCGGTGCCCGCCGGCGCGGAGGAAGCGCCCCGGAACGCGGCCGCGGCCGCGATGGAGCTGGAGCGGCGGATCGCCGAGGAGGTGGAGGACTTCGAGCGGGAGGGCGGCTGCGCTCTCCCGGGCGCGCTCGGCGAGCGCGAGCTCCGCGCCGCCGCCGCCCTGGCCGCGCGGCTGAAGCGGCGCCTGGACGCCGCCGCCCGGCGCGGGGTGGCCCTCCTGCGGCGCGGCGCCGGCGCGAGCGGCGGCGAACCCGCGGCGGCAGCGGAGCCCCCGGCGCCGCGCCGCGCCGACTACGCGCGCACCGCCCCCGGCGCCCTGGCCGCCCTGCGCCGGCTCGAGACCTACGTCCGCCGGAGCGACCTCGAGCCGCCGCTGCTCGAGCTCGTGAGGCTGCGCGTCTCGCAGCTCAACGGCTGCGGCCCGTGCGTCGAGCTGCACGCGGCGGCGGCGCGGCGGCGGGGCGTCGACGACGAGCGGCTGCGGGAGCTGGAGGCGTGGCGGGAGAGCGATCGGTTCGCAGAGCGAGAACGGGCCGCGCTGGAGTGGACCGAGGCGGTCACCCGCGTCGGCGCCGCCCGGGTGGACGACGCGCTGTACCAGCGCGCCCGGGAGCACCTGGGGGAGCGGGGGCTGGTCGACCTGACGATGGCGGTGGTGGCGATCAACGCCTGGAACCGGCTCGCGGTCGCCTTCGAGCCGGGGCTCGGGGCGTACGGGCACGCGTTCGCGTGA
- the ric gene encoding iron-sulfur cluster repair di-iron protein encodes MTLDRTATVAQIVTEHAAAARVFQKHRIDFCCGGDVTVAEACRNRPVEPDALFAELEATLPEAGAGDAEDPRALSTPELIGLIVERHHGYLRQALPYLAPLAAKVARVHGEHNPKLAPLLETFTELRAALEPHIDDEERTLFPALVAASSDPAALRGELAGMLEEHRAVGALLERSRSLSDGFTVPEWGCNSYRVLMAELEALETDVLRHVHLENHVLMPRFV; translated from the coding sequence ATGACCCTCGATCGCACCGCCACCGTCGCCCAGATCGTCACCGAGCACGCCGCCGCCGCGCGCGTGTTCCAGAAGCACCGCATCGACTTCTGTTGCGGCGGCGACGTCACCGTGGCGGAGGCCTGCCGCAACCGGCCGGTCGAGCCGGACGCGCTCTTCGCGGAGCTCGAGGCGACGCTCCCCGAGGCGGGCGCCGGCGACGCCGAGGACCCGCGCGCGCTCTCCACCCCCGAGCTCATCGGCCTCATCGTGGAGCGCCACCACGGCTATCTCCGGCAGGCCCTGCCGTACCTGGCGCCGCTCGCGGCCAAGGTCGCGCGCGTGCACGGCGAGCACAACCCGAAGCTCGCGCCGCTCCTCGAGACCTTCACGGAGCTGCGGGCGGCGCTCGAGCCGCACATCGACGACGAGGAGCGCACGCTCTTCCCGGCGCTCGTCGCGGCCTCCAGCGATCCGGCGGCGCTGCGCGGCGAGCTCGCCGGGATGCTGGAGGAGCACCGCGCGGTGGGCGCGCTCCTCGAGCGTTCGCGCTCGCTCTCCGACGGCTTCACCGTGCCGGAGTGGGGCTGCAACAGCTACCGCGTGCTCATGGCGGAGCTCGAGGCGCTCGAGACGGACGTGCTCCGCCACGTCCACCTCGAGAACCACGTCCTCATGCCGCGCTTCGTCTGA
- the rpiA gene encoding ribose-5-phosphate isomerase RpiA has protein sequence MGALAPNEAMARRALELVPQGARLGLGSGRAAQAFVRVLGERVREGLQVRCVPTSRATEALAAREGVPLATLEELGELDLAVDGADEVSPALDLVKGYGGALVREKIVAAASRRLVILAQPAKQVAALGARGVLPVEVVAFGWSYCARRLAELGLRPARRLAGEAPFVSDGGNHVLDCAVSPIADPADLERSLAAIPGVVGTGLFLGLASVVFLEDERGEVTVLHRPGAAP, from the coding sequence GTGGGAGCGCTCGCACCGAACGAGGCGATGGCCAGGCGCGCGCTGGAGCTCGTCCCGCAGGGCGCCCGGCTGGGGCTCGGCAGCGGGCGCGCCGCGCAGGCGTTCGTGCGCGTGCTCGGCGAGCGCGTGCGGGAGGGCCTTCAGGTCCGCTGCGTGCCCACCTCGCGCGCCACCGAGGCGCTGGCCGCCCGGGAAGGCGTGCCGCTCGCGACGCTGGAGGAGCTGGGCGAGCTCGATCTCGCGGTGGACGGGGCGGACGAGGTCAGCCCCGCCCTCGACCTCGTGAAGGGCTACGGCGGCGCGCTCGTCCGGGAGAAGATCGTCGCCGCCGCCTCGCGGCGGCTCGTCATCCTGGCGCAGCCGGCGAAGCAGGTGGCGGCGCTCGGCGCGCGCGGCGTCCTGCCGGTCGAGGTGGTCGCCTTCGGCTGGTCCTACTGCGCCCGGCGCCTCGCCGAGCTGGGCCTGCGCCCCGCGCGGCGGCTGGCGGGCGAGGCGCCGTTCGTCAGCGACGGCGGCAACCACGTCCTCGACTGCGCCGTCTCGCCCATCGCCGATCCGGCGGACCTCGAGCGAAGCCTCGCGGCGATCCCGGGCGTGGTGGGCACCGGCCTCTTCCTCGGCCTCGCCAGCGTGGTGTTCCTCGAGGACGAGCGCGGCGAGGTGACCGTGCTTCACCGGCCGGGCGCCGCGCCGTAG
- a CDS encoding NmrA/HSCARG family protein, whose protein sequence is MPKPITVLVAGATGRQGGAVARALLDHGHAVRALTRRPGSERAAALHAAGAELHEGDLDDGAAVERAAAGADAFFLMATPFEEGAGAEVRQGQRAAEAARRAGVKHLVYSSVAGADQGTGIPHFDSKAEIERHVQALGVPYTIVAPVFFMENLLSLAVLRGLRTGTLALPLPAARSLQMVAVEDLGAFVRLVVERPGSFQGQRVEIASDEVTGREAARALAEVTRSAIGYSEVPLAEVRRQSEDLGRMWAWFDLKGYGCDLAALRSAYPEVGWHDLRAWAREQDWSELDQAGAEQPTA, encoded by the coding sequence ATGCCGAAGCCCATCACCGTCCTCGTCGCCGGCGCCACCGGGCGCCAGGGCGGCGCCGTCGCCCGGGCGCTGCTCGACCACGGCCACGCCGTGCGCGCGCTCACCCGCCGCCCGGGCTCGGAGCGCGCGGCGGCGCTCCACGCGGCGGGCGCCGAGCTCCACGAGGGCGATCTCGACGACGGCGCGGCGGTCGAGCGCGCCGCCGCGGGCGCCGACGCGTTCTTCCTGATGGCGACGCCGTTCGAGGAGGGCGCCGGGGCCGAGGTGCGGCAGGGGCAGCGCGCCGCCGAGGCCGCGCGGCGCGCGGGCGTGAAGCACCTCGTCTACTCGTCGGTCGCCGGCGCCGACCAGGGCACCGGCATCCCGCACTTCGACAGCAAGGCGGAGATCGAGCGGCACGTGCAGGCGCTCGGGGTGCCGTACACCATCGTGGCGCCGGTGTTCTTCATGGAGAACCTCCTCTCCCTGGCCGTCCTGCGGGGCCTGCGCACCGGCACCCTGGCGCTGCCGCTCCCCGCCGCGCGCTCGCTGCAGATGGTGGCGGTCGAGGACCTCGGCGCGTTCGTCCGGCTGGTGGTGGAGCGGCCGGGGTCGTTCCAGGGGCAGCGCGTCGAGATCGCCTCCGACGAGGTCACCGGGCGCGAGGCGGCGCGCGCGCTGGCCGAGGTGACGCGGAGCGCGATCGGCTACTCCGAGGTGCCGCTCGCGGAGGTCCGGCGCCAGAGCGAGGACCTGGGCCGGATGTGGGCCTGGTTCGACCTGAAGGGCTACGGCTGCGACCTCGCGGCGCTGCGCTCGGCGTACCCCGAGGTGGGCTGGCACGATCTCAGGGCGTGGGCGCGCGAGCAGGACTGGAGCGAGCTCGATCAGGCCGGCGCCGAGCAGCCCACCGCGTAG
- a CDS encoding DMT family transporter: MRASALSDAAPSKTLLYQLAVGCALLLAAAVGLGEVSHVAFTRVAWASLLFQGVVVSFASYLAWFWLLRRYLASRVAVFSFMTPLFGVSFGVLVLREPVDGWFGAGAALVLLGITLVSAPSRVPKEAPAATPPGAHRGRPPQLPVEAVPCDGTSDRASPPRRRSHP; this comes from the coding sequence GTGCGCGCCTCCGCCCTCTCCGACGCCGCGCCCTCGAAGACGCTGCTCTACCAGCTCGCCGTCGGGTGCGCGCTCCTCCTCGCGGCGGCGGTGGGGCTGGGCGAGGTGAGCCACGTCGCCTTCACCCGCGTCGCCTGGGCGAGCCTCCTCTTCCAGGGCGTGGTGGTGTCCTTCGCGAGCTACCTCGCCTGGTTCTGGCTGCTCCGGCGCTACCTCGCCTCGCGGGTGGCGGTCTTCTCCTTCATGACGCCGCTCTTCGGCGTCAGCTTCGGCGTGCTCGTCCTTCGCGAGCCGGTGGACGGCTGGTTCGGCGCGGGCGCCGCGCTGGTGCTCCTCGGGATCACGCTCGTGAGCGCCCCGAGCCGCGTCCCGAAGGAGGCGCCCGCCGCGACCCCGCCCGGAGCTCACCGCGGGAGGCCACCCCAACTGCCCGTGGAAGCCGTCCCCTGCGACGGCACATCGGACCGAGCGTCGCCCCCGCGACGGAGGTCCCATCCATGA
- a CDS encoding SMP-30/gluconolactonase/LRE family protein encodes MSALTKPLALAAALLSAAALPAPASAWNRGPARVFATLPAGASGPEGLEVGRDGQVYVTTFGFTSSGPAAGPGQLYVFDRNGGLVRQVSVSGSSPHLLGLRLHPSTGALLVVDFGAGQVLEVDPRTGASSVFLTLPSSLPHPGGSGLNDLTFDHAGNVYVSDSSQGIVWTTGPQGGLASAWVDSALLRTSGVPPFGANGLRFNHAETKLFVANTGNDTVVQIPATSGGAGPVAGAPAVFTNGINGADGLIVDEDDNLWVVANQADEVVVVDPTGKAIAKLGDFSGIERGGAPVHLLFPASLRFLGDDLLVTNLSLDLRLFDPSFQSVDSQWCAQVSRYTIVRMHPRLRRSAGEWID; translated from the coding sequence ATGAGCGCCCTCACGAAGCCACTCGCCCTCGCCGCGGCCCTGCTCTCCGCCGCCGCGCTGCCCGCGCCGGCGAGCGCGTGGAACCGCGGCCCGGCCCGCGTCTTCGCCACCCTCCCCGCCGGCGCCTCCGGGCCCGAGGGGCTGGAGGTGGGGCGCGACGGCCAGGTCTACGTGACGACCTTCGGGTTCACCTCGAGCGGCCCCGCCGCAGGGCCGGGTCAGCTCTACGTCTTCGACCGCAACGGCGGCCTCGTGCGCCAGGTCTCGGTGAGCGGCTCGAGCCCGCACCTGCTCGGGCTCCGGCTCCACCCCTCGACCGGCGCGCTGCTCGTCGTCGACTTCGGCGCCGGCCAGGTCCTGGAAGTCGACCCGCGCACCGGCGCCTCGAGCGTCTTCCTGACGCTCCCCTCCTCGCTCCCCCACCCCGGCGGCTCGGGCCTCAACGACCTCACCTTCGACCACGCCGGCAACGTCTACGTGTCGGACTCGTCGCAGGGCATCGTGTGGACCACCGGCCCGCAGGGCGGCCTCGCCTCGGCCTGGGTGGACTCGGCCCTCCTCCGGACCTCCGGCGTGCCGCCCTTCGGCGCGAACGGGCTGCGCTTCAACCACGCCGAGACGAAGCTCTTCGTCGCGAACACCGGGAACGACACCGTCGTCCAGATCCCGGCGACGTCCGGGGGCGCGGGGCCGGTGGCCGGCGCACCCGCCGTCTTCACGAACGGCATCAACGGCGCGGACGGGCTCATCGTGGACGAGGACGACAACCTCTGGGTGGTGGCGAACCAGGCGGACGAGGTGGTGGTGGTGGATCCGACCGGCAAGGCCATCGCCAAGCTGGGCGACTTCAGCGGCATCGAGCGCGGCGGCGCCCCGGTGCACCTGCTCTTCCCCGCCAGCCTGCGCTTCCTGGGCGACGACCTGCTCGTCACCAACCTCTCGCTCGACCTGCGCCTGTTCGACCCATCCTTCCAGTCGGTCGATTCCCAGTGGTGCGCGCAGGTCTCGCGCTACACCATCGTGAGGATGCACCCTCGCCTGCGGCGGTCCGCCGGCGAGTGGATCGACTGA
- a CDS encoding aspartate/glutamate racemase family protein has product MKTIGLIGGMSWESTAHYYRLLNEAVKARLGGLHSAKCLLASVDFAEVEPLQRAGRWDEAGAILNRAALGLERAGADLLLICANTMHKVADEALRGVRVPLLHIADATADRIAAAGVRRVALLGTRYVMEQDFYRERLAARHHLEVIVPGPADRAEVNRVIFEELCLGRVEPRSKARYAAIMEALVGAGAQGVVAGCTEITMLVQQPDVTVPLFDTTEIHALAAVERALA; this is encoded by the coding sequence ATGAAGACCATCGGGCTCATCGGCGGGATGAGCTGGGAGTCGACGGCGCACTACTACCGGCTCCTCAACGAGGCGGTGAAGGCGCGGCTCGGCGGGCTCCACTCGGCGAAGTGCCTCCTCGCCTCGGTGGACTTCGCGGAGGTCGAGCCGCTGCAGCGCGCCGGCCGCTGGGACGAGGCGGGGGCGATCCTGAACCGCGCCGCGCTCGGGCTGGAGCGCGCCGGCGCCGACCTCCTCCTCATCTGCGCCAACACCATGCACAAGGTGGCGGACGAGGCGCTGCGCGGCGTCCGCGTCCCGCTCCTCCACATCGCCGACGCGACCGCCGACCGCATCGCCGCCGCCGGCGTCCGCCGGGTGGCGCTCCTCGGGACCCGGTACGTGATGGAGCAGGACTTCTACCGGGAGCGCCTGGCCGCGCGGCACCACCTCGAGGTGATCGTCCCCGGGCCGGCGGACCGCGCCGAGGTGAACCGGGTCATCTTCGAGGAGCTGTGCCTGGGCCGGGTGGAGCCGCGCTCGAAGGCGCGCTACGCCGCGATCATGGAGGCGCTGGTCGGCGCGGGCGCGCAGGGCGTCGTCGCCGGCTGCACCGAGATCACGATGCTCGTGCAGCAGCCGGACGTGACGGTCCCGCTCTTCGACACCACCGAGATCCACGCGCTCGCCGCGGTCGAGCGGGCGCTCGCGTGA
- a CDS encoding NADPH-dependent FMN reductase, whose protein sequence is MKILAFAASLRRGSLNRKLIALAAEVARTAGAEVDLAEFREFELPIYDGDLDASAGLPPGAQELKRRLDQAAAVLLAAPEYNYSVAGPLKNAIDWVSRARPMPWRGKSIYLLSASPSPMGGIRGLWQTRIPLEGCGALVFPDMFALPHANEAFDGAGRLRDAAVAARLEREVVGFVRLAEAVAPACSAHAPAAPVKQAEIAKALESETELQPPTR, encoded by the coding sequence ATGAAGATCCTCGCCTTCGCGGCCTCGCTCCGGCGCGGCTCGCTCAACCGGAAGCTCATCGCGCTCGCGGCCGAGGTGGCGCGCACCGCGGGCGCCGAGGTCGACCTGGCGGAGTTCCGGGAGTTCGAGCTGCCCATCTACGACGGCGACCTCGACGCGAGCGCCGGGCTGCCGCCCGGGGCCCAGGAGCTGAAGCGCCGGCTCGACCAGGCCGCCGCCGTCCTCCTCGCCGCGCCCGAGTACAACTACTCCGTCGCCGGCCCGCTCAAGAACGCCATCGACTGGGTGTCGCGGGCGCGGCCGATGCCCTGGCGCGGCAAGAGCATCTACCTCCTGTCGGCCTCGCCCTCCCCCATGGGCGGCATCCGCGGCCTGTGGCAGACGCGGATCCCGCTCGAGGGCTGCGGCGCGCTCGTCTTCCCCGACATGTTCGCGCTGCCGCACGCGAACGAGGCGTTCGACGGCGCCGGCCGGCTGCGGGACGCGGCGGTGGCGGCGCGGCTCGAGCGCGAGGTGGTCGGCTTCGTGCGGCTCGCCGAGGCGGTCGCGCCGGCCTGCAGCGCGCACGCCCCGGCCGCGCCCGTGAAGCAGGCGGAGATCGCGAAGGCGCTCGAGAGCGAGACGGAGCTCCAGCCGCCGACGCGCTGA